AAAAAACTTGATAATTATACAGATGAGGGGAAAAAAGTATTCAAAGTCTTAAAAGAATATAAAACCAAAGGATGTAATTTTGATTTTAATGGGGAACCCATTCTTTATGAAATTGCTCGCTTTCATCGTAATTTTCGTGATGATGTTTTTTTTGAAAAAGTTGTACATTTTATCGTAGAAAATGGTGCTGATATTAATAACCATGAGAAAGATGGTCACGAAACAATACTACATAGAATTAAATATATGGAGAATAAGAAAATTCGATATAGATTATTTAGATATCTAATTGAAAAAGGATTAGATATTGATAAAGTTAAAGAGGACCAAATCACATATGCAAGTATCTTAAGTGACTATTCTGAATATGTCTATCAAGAAGACTCAATACAAAGAGAAGAATATACACAAAATGGTTCTTACCTTGGAAGCTATAATACTGATGAATATTGGCATGATCTAGATATATTAGAATTGTTAATTAAAAATTCAAAGAATTTAGATATAAAGGCATATGCTTTAACAAAATTTCCTATATCTCCTAGTAATAATGATAAAAATTCTGTAAAGAGTAGCCAGAATATAGAGAGAATTCAAAATCTTTTTTTTAAAGAAGGATTCAATCCGAATCTAAAAGAAGAATCAGGTACAACTATATTTAGTAATTTATTCTATAAAGATATAAATAAAACTAAAGAAGGCTTTATAAAAAGGTTAATCAAGTATGGATTTGATATAAACACTCCAATATTTTACAATAAAGAAACACTCTTAACATTTATAATTAGAGAAAAGAAAAAAACATGGTTTAATTTTATAAAAAGTTTAAAAATAGATGTAAATACACAAAATAGATGGAAGCAAACAGCATTAATGCTTGCATCTAAATACAACAATGAAGAACTTTTTAATTATATATTAACACAGAGTCCAGATGTAAATATGAAAGATCATAATGGCGATTCATGTCTAATGTATGCCGTAAATAATAATAGATATTACATGACAAAAAAACTAATTGAATTAGGAGCAGATACCAAACCAATTAATAACAAAGGTTTTAATGCACTTGATATGGCTACTAATCATAACAATAAAAATATACAAAAATTAATAAAAAGTGGAGTATCTGGTAAACAAACAGGTATTGATAAACTTTTAGCTAAAAAAGCTACAACTCCTAACTATAATTCTTTTGCATTAATAATTGGAGTAAATAAATATTTAAATGAAACAGCAGTTGAATATGCAGATAATTCAGCTAAATCTTTCGCCCTTCTATCCCAAAATGTTCTTGGGATTCCTAAAGAAAACATTATTATGCTTACCAATGAAAGAGCTACAAGTGGACAGATTAAAAGTAACATTCAATTAATTAGTCAATTAGTTGAAGAGGGGAATAAATTATACTTCTTCTATGCAGGGCATGGTGTACCAGGAAAATCTGGTGAAACATACATCTTACCCTCAGATATGAAAGCTGATAATATAGAACTTGAAAGTCAACTTTCAATTAAAAATATTTATAAAACATTTGTTTCATCACCTGCGAAAGAAGTTTTAGTATTTATGGATAGTTGTTTTAGTGGAAAAGACGATTCTGGTAGTTTACTTTATAAAGGTGTTGCTCCTATTCTTAAAACAAAGAAGAATATTATTGATAAAAACAAACTATCAGTTTTTAGTGCTGGTTCATCTTCTGATTTTGCAAATCAATATGTTGATGAAGAGCAAAGATTGTTTAGTTATTACTTGATGAAAGGGATGTTAGAAGGTAAAAGTAACTCTAGTGAATTATCAAACTATATAAAAATAAATGTTAAAAGAAAGTCTCTTAGACTTGGACTAAGTTACAAACAAATACCTCAATATGAGGGAAAAGAAAATTTAATTATATATTAAGAACAAAGGAACAAAAAAGATTACCTATGAAAAAAATTAAAAATATTCTACTTATAATTCTAATTGCTTTATTTATGTCAAATTGTTCAGAACAAGCTATGACACTAGAACAAAAAAATGCATATTTAAAAAAACATGCTAAAAAATATAATGAAAATGAAGCAAAAAAACTTAATATAACTCTTGATGAACTAGAAATATATAGAGAAGAATCTAAGAAGCTAGGATTAACCCTCTATCAATATCAAGATAAGTTAAAGACAGAAGAAAGAGATAAATTACTTATGGAAACATTAAATAATATTAAATCTAATAACACAAAACAGTATACAAATATAAACCAAAATGATTTAATAAAAGAACAATATAATGCATCTATAAAATCTAAATATACATTTAAAAATAGATCTAAAAAAAGCTATGATTCTTTTGCTTTAGTTATTGGAATTAATGACTATAAACAAAATACTTCAGTTGAATTTGCAGATTTATCAGCCTTAGCATTTCAAGATTTAGCAACGCAAACTTTTGGTGTTCCTAAAGAAAATGTAATAACTTTACTAAATGATGAAGCGACATCAGGACAATTAAAATCAAAAATAGAGTTAATCAAAGAATTAGCAGATTCAAATGGTAATTTATATATCTATTTTGCAGGGCATGGTGTTCCTGGAAAAGATGGTAATACATATGTTTTACCAAATGATATGAGTGCAGATAGTATTCATTTAGAACCTAATTTACAATTAAATAAAATCTATTCAAAGTTATCTAAATCAAATGCTAAAAACGTATTTGTTTTTATGGATAGTTGTTTTAGTGGAAAAGATGATAAAGGTGAATTACTTTATAAAGGAGTTGCACCTATTCTAAAAAGAAATAAAGAAAACTCTATAAATCAGAAATTAACTATTATCACTGCTGGTGGAGCGAATGACTTTGCAAATGATTATAAAGATGAACAGCAAAGACTCTTCTCATACTACTTGATTAAAGAACTTGCTCAAGGTGAAATAGATTTAGAGAAGGTTTATGCAACTATAAAAAACAAGGTTAAAAGAACTTCTTTAATGAAGGGAATTGGATATAAACAAGTTCCTCAAATACATGGGAATAAACAAATATCTTTATATTAGAATAACGATGACTATGTACAATAAGAATTTAATAGATTAAGAGCTTAAAAGAAAAATCTATAAATATATAAACCTTTGTTTTAAAATATTTAACTATAATATCAATAAATTATAAAACAAAGGTCGTTTTTTGTTAGTTCATATTTGTTGTGCAGTCGATAGTCACTATTTTTTAGAAAGAGTTCAAGAAGAGTATCCAGATGAAACTCTAGTAGGTTTTTTTTATGACCCTAATATTCATCCTTATAGCGAGTATCGTTTAAGATACTTAGATGTAGAGTACTCATGCCAAAAGCTTGGTATTGAGCTTATTGAAGGTCCTTATAATCTAGAAGAGTGGCTTAAAAAAGTAAAAGGTATGGAGCATCTTCCTGAAAAAGGTGATAGATGTACAGTTTGTTATGATGATAGACTTGATAATACAGTTGCTAAAGCAAAAGAGTTAGGTCACGATAAATTTACTACAACTCTTCTAATCTCTCCTAAAAAATCTCAAGAAAAGCTTGATATTATAGGTCATAACTTAGAAAAACTTCATGGAATTGAGTTTATTTACAGAGATTATAAAGCTGGTAATGGTGCAGAAATTCAAGGTAAAAAGGTAAAAGAAAACTCTTTGTATAGACAAAACTATTGTGGTTGTTTATTTGGTTTATCAGCACAAAGAGAAGCACAAGATAAAATAATGGATGAAATGTTTAATCCAATTTCAAATCAAATATTACCTGAATCAATTGAAGAGCGATTAGAACTTTATAAAAAGAGAAATACTCTTGAAACAAGTGGTGAAAAGTACAAAATAGTTAAACATAGATTTTTAAACTATAGACTTTTAAGTGCCCGAGTTAAAGTAGCTAAACAAACTGTTCCATCGTATATTTTACCATACTCAATGATAAATAGAAACAAAACAAATGGAAGAATTGAGTATGAAAAAGATGGAATAAACTATTTAAATAGAGATGAATTAAAAATTATTTCTCTTGAAAAGTTTAATGCACTTGCAAATAGTAGCTATAAAAATGTAAAAGAATTAATGTACCTACCTCCATCATTTGATGAAGAATTACAAGTGCGTTCAAAGATTTTAAAAAGTGCTTTTAATCTAAGTTCCATCATAGTTTTAGATGAAATTATAGACGCAAAATATGAGATTGAACTAAATGCTGAAACTTACGATGACGTAAGAGAGGAAATCGTATGAAACTTTTAGTTTGTGCAATGGAGACATCTTCTAATATTCATTTAAAAGAGTTAAAAAAACATTTTAATGATGATATTGAAATGGTAGGTGTTTTTGATAAAGAACTTGGAAATCCTTTATATGATTTAACAGCACTTGCTATTATGGGAATAGTTGATGCATTAAAAAAACTAAGATTTTTCTTTAAACTTCGAGATGAATTAGTAGAACTAGCAAGTGATTGTGATAAAGTTTTATTAATGGATTCATCAGGCTTTAATTTACCTCTTGCAAAAAAACTAAAAGCAACTTATCCAAATAAAGAAATAATTTATTATATTCTACCTCAAGCTTGGGCTTGGAAGCAAGGAAGAGTTAAAAAACTAGAAGAATATTGTTCTAAACTTTGTTCAATTATTCCTTTTGAAAGTTCAATTTATAATGATAAAGAAAAAATTACTTATGTAGGTCATCCTTTGCTTGATGAAATTCATAACTTTAAAAAAGAACTAACAAAAAGTGGAAAAATTGCTTTCATGCCAGGAAGTAGAAAAACTGAAATAAAAAATCATATGCCAATTTTTAGAGAACTTGCTAAAAAAATTCCAAATAAAGAACATATCTTAATTATTCCCCAAAAATTTGACAAAGAATATATTACAAAAACTTATGGAGATATAAGTGATTTTACAATCTCAACTAAAGCGCATGAAACACTTCAAGAAGCTGAGTATGGTTTTATTTGTTCAGGAACAGCAACACTTGAAGCAGCTTTAATTGGAACTCCTTTCACACTTTCTTATATTGCAAAGAAAATTGACTATTTTATTGGTTCACGATTTGTTAAACTTTCTCATGTAGGATTAGCGAATATTTTCTTTGAAAAAATGGGAAAAGAAGAAATTCATAAAGAATTCTTACAAGAAAACGTAAGTGTAGAAAATCTTTTACATGACTATAATACTATGGATAAAAAATTATTTTTTGAAAACTCTCAAATATTGCGAGAATACTTACAAAATGGAAGTTCCAAAAATGTTGCAAGCATAATTCAAAACTAATTTTTTTTTAGATATAATATCTACCATTAATAAAAAATTTAGGATAATAAATGTTCGATATTACACAAATTCAAGAAATACTTCCTCACAGATATCCACTACTACTTGTGGATAGAATCACAGATATGGAATTAAAAAAATCAATCAAAGGTTTTAAAAATATTTCTATTTCAGAACCAGCATTTCAAGGTCACTTCCCAGGTCATCCAATTTACCCTGGTGTATTAATCTTAGAAGGTATGGCTCAAGCTGGTGGAATCTTAGCTTTAAAAAGCTCTGATTTAAGCGAAGAAGAAATGAAAAATAAAGTAATTTACTTCATGAGTATTGATAAAGCAAAATTTAGAAATCCTGTTAAACCAGGTGATAGATTAGATTACGAACTTGAAGTAATCAAAATGAAAAGTACTTTAATGATGTTAAGTGGAAAAGCCTATGTTGATGGTAAGCTAACTGCTGAAGCTGAATTTAAAGCAATGATAGTAGATAAATAAGACCTATCATGAATACTATTCATAAAACTGCAATAATTGAGCAAGGAGCAACTTTAGGTGATAATATCACTATTGGTGCTTATACAATTATTGGAAAAGATGTAAAAATTGGTGATGGAACGATTGTTGATTCTCATACAGTAATTGAAGGAAAAACAACAATTGGAGAAAATAATCATATTTTCTCACATGCAGCAATTGGAACAATACCTCAAGATTTAAAATTTAATGGTGAAGATGTAGAACTAATTATTGGAAATAACAATAAAATTAGAGAATTTACACTATTTAATCCAGGAACAATAGGTGGTGGATCAATTACTAAAATTGGTGACAACAACTTATTTATGGGTTACACTCATGTTGCACATGATGTAATTATTGGGAATAACTGTGTATTTGCAAATGGTGCAACGCTTGCAGGTCATGTTGAAGTTGATGACTTTGTAGTAGTTGGTGGATTAACACCAATTCATCAATTTTGTAAAATAGGAACACATGTAATGGTTGGAGGTGCTTCAGCAGTTGCTCAAGATATTCCTCCATATTGTTTAGTTGAAGGTAATAAAGCAGTATTAAGAGGTCTTAACTTAAATGGATTAAGAAGAAGATTTAAAGATAGATCTGATATTAATGCAATCAAAAGTGCTTACAAAGCACTATTTGAAGCAGGTAATCCTCTAGCAGATGTTGCAAAAGAACTACTTGAAACAAGTGAAAATGAACATGTAAAAGAATTAGCAAGTTTTGTAGTAAATACAAAACGTGGTATTCCTTACAATAGAAAATAAGAAATAGGCAGACAATGAGTAAAATTATATGTGACTTTTGTGGAACAACAGACTCTAAAGATAATCCAGTAATAGCAGGTGATAACGCTTGTATTTGTAAAGCTTGTGTAACAGCAGCAAATGATATTATGAGTGGAAGTGTTCCAGCACAAGAAAATATTGAAAAAAAAGATGAGCTTCCAAGTAAAGAAGCACTTTTAAGAACACCTGCACAATTAAAAGCAATTTTAGATGAGTATGTAATTGGTCAAGATACAGCTAAAAAAGTTTTATCAGTTGCAGTTTATAACCACTATAAAAGAATTTTTAGACATCATGAAATTGATGATGATACGGAGTTAAATAAATCGAATGTTTTATTAATTGGACCAACAGGTTCAGGTAAAACTTTATTAGCTCAAACAATTTCTAAATATCTTGATGTTCCTTTAGCAATTGCTGATGCAACTTCTTTAACAGAAGCAGGATACGTTGGTGATGATGTTGAAAATGTTGTAACAAGACTTGTTCAAGCAGCAGGTGGAGATATTGAAAAAGCTCAAAGAGGTATTATCTTTATTGATGAAGTTGATAAAGTAGCAAGAATGAGTGAAAATAGATCAATCACTAGAGATGTTTCAGGTGAAGGAGTACAGCAAGCCTTACTTAAAATAGTTGAAGGTGCAACAATTAATGTTCCTGCAAAAGGTGGAAGAAAACACCCAGGTCAAGAAGCATTACAAGTTGATACTACAAATATTTTATTTGTTTGTGGGGGAGCATTTGACGGTCTTGAAGATATAATCAAGAAAAAAGAAGGTGCAAATGTACTTGGTTTTAACCATGAAGCAAAAAGTAAGAAAAAAGATAAAGATATTGTTTCAAAAGTAGAAGCTGATGATTTAGTTAAATATGGTTTAATTCCAGAATTAATTGGTCGACTTCATATGATAGCAACTTTAAATGAAATTACAGAAGATGATATGGTTCATATTTTAACTGAACCTAAAAATGCATTAATCAAACAATATATTAAATTATTCGAAATGGATGATGTAACTTTAAAATTTGAAAAAGCAGCTTTAAAGGAACTTGCAAGACTTGCAATTGAAAGAAAAACAGGTGCAAGAGGATTACGTTCTATTTTAGAAGACATCATGCTTGATATTATGTTTGATCTTCCAAATTATAAAAATAAAACTATTACAATTACGAAAGATGTGGTTCTTAAAACAAAAGAACCAAAAGTTGCATAAAAAGGATGATATGTGTTTTTAGATAAATTAATTGGTCTATTTTCAAGTGATATGGCTATTGACTTAGGGACTGCAAATACAATTGTTTCAGTAAAAGGAAAAGGTATCATTATAAATGAACCTTCTGTTGTTGCTGTACAAAATGATAAATATGGTCGTGATAAAATTTTAGCAGTTGGACAAGAAGCTAAACAAATGATTGGAAAAACTCCTTTGAATATTCAAGCAGTTCGTCCTATGCAAGATGGTGTTATTGCTGATTTTGAAATGACTGAAAGAATGATTAGATATTTCATTGAAAAAGCACATTCAAGAAAATCATTTATTCGTCCAAGAATCATCATTTGTATCCCTTATGGAATTACTCAAGTTGAAAGAAAAGCAGTTGAAGAATCAGCTATGAGTGCAGGTGCAAGAGAAGTATTCTTAGTAGAAGAACCAATGGCAGCTGCAATTGGTGCAGGAATTCCTGTATCAGATCCTTCTGGTTATGTAGTTGTTGATATTGGTGGAGGTACAACTGAAATTGGTGTAACTTCACTTGGTGGGCTTGTATTATCAAAGTCTATTAAAGTTGCTGGTGATAAATTTGATAAGTCAATTATCGAACATGTAAGACAAAACTTTAATCTTTATATTGGGGAGAGAACAGCTGAAAATATCAAAATTGAAATTGGAACTGCTGTAAAACTTGATACTGAATTAAAAATTAAAGTAAAAGGTAGAGATAATTCTGGCTTACTTTCAACTGTTGAACTTGGAAGTGAAGGTGTTAGGTCTGCAATTAAAGAACCTCTTAAAGAAATTGTTTCTGCTGTTCGTTCAGTATTAGAAGAGATGCCACCTGATTTAGCAGGTGATGTTGTTGATAATGGAGTAATCCTTACAGGTGGTGGTGCTTTAATTAGAGGTATTGATGTATATCTTGCTGATATTATTAAACTTCCTGTAAAAGTTGCAGAAGATCCATTATTAGCAGTTGCTTATGGTACAAGCAATGTATTAGATGAGGATGCTTTACTTAAACTAATAACTAATGCGTAAATTCTTATTTATTATCCTTTTTCTTATAATTAGTTTGTTATATCTCTTTGAGATTGACAATCTAATTATTAAAAAATTCACATTTTTTAATGACCTTAAACTTTCTTATATAAATAAAGTAATAGGCATATCAACAACAGTTGAAAAATACTTTAATCAAGCAAGTACTATTGAAGAACTTCGAATTCAAAATAATGAATTAAAAGAGTATAAAATACTTTACACTGCAACACAAAAACAACTTGATACAATTAAAGAGTTTGTTATCACAATGGATGCAGATGAATCAAAACCAAATATTTCTTTGGCGAAAGTATTATCTTATATAAATTTTAATGATTTTACAAAAGTATGGCTTGATCAAAAAAAAGATGATAATTCTATTTTAGGATTAATAACAGAAGAGTATGCAGCAGGAATTGTAGTAAATCAAAATGGGAAATCAGTAGCACTTTTAAATGGTAATAAAGAGTGCTCTTATGCAGTTTTCATTGGAGAAGATAAGATTCCAGGAATTATCACTTCTTCAAGTGATGGTAAAAATCTACTTATTAAATATATTCCAATTTGGTCTGAAATTAAAATCGGTGATGAAGTTATAACTTCAGGCATGGATAATATATTTTTTGAAGGTTTAAAAGTAGGTAGAATTGTGGAAGAAAACACACTTCCTGATATGAGAACAGCTGTAATTAAACCTTATGCAAATGTATTAAAAAAGAAATACTTTTATACATACAAACACTATTCACATAATAAAAAAGATATAGAAAAACCTATAGAAAAAGATACAAAAGCTACTAATAAGTAGCCATTATCTTATCTACTTGATCCCAAGTCATCTTATCTTTTTTATCATCTTTTTTGAACATATTAAAAATATATCTTGCGAACATATCTGTTTCTAAATTTACTTTTGTTCCAACTTTATATCCTTTGAAAAGAGTATTTTCAATTGTATGAGGGATTACTGTAAGTCTAAAAGAATCTTCCATAACTTCATTAACAGTTAAAGAAACACCATCAATTGTAATTGAACCTTTTGGAATAATATATTTTGAATATTCACAAGGAAGGTCGATAAAAAAATCTGTAGAATTACCATTATTTTTAATAGCACTTATTGTTCCTAAGCAGTCAACATGACCTTGAACAATATGACCTTCAAATCTATCACCCATCATCATAGCAGGTTCAATATGAACTTTATTTTTGTAGTTTTCCATTGCCAAAATCTTTTGAGATTCAGGAGATAATTCAACTGTAAAAGTATCTTTTAAAATTTTTACAACTGTTAAACACGCTCCATTAATTGCAATTGAATCACCAATTTTAGGTGAGTATTTTGCTTTTAATGTTAGGTAATTATTATTAAAACTTTCAACTTTTGCCATCTCGCGAATAAGACCTGTAAACACTTAAAAAACCTTTTGATAAAATTAAGGTATAATATCGAAAATATGTTAAGAAGCTAATTTTATCACTTATCCAAAAGCTTTATTTGCTTTTTAATAAAACCTATATTTGAAAATTCAAACATAAATAAAATACTATAAAATATAAAAGAATACATGATTTAAGGAAGAAAATGAAATATGATGTAATTGTTGTTGGTGGTGGCCACGCAGGTATTGAAGCATCACTAGCAAGTGCTAGAATGGGAAAACAAACTCTATTAATTACTATGTTAGTTGAGCAAATTGGAGCAGCTTCATGTAATCCAGCTGTTGGTGGTCTTGCAAAAGGTCACTTAGTAAGAGAGCTTGATGCAATTGGTGGAGAAATGGGTCTTTGTACAGATGCAACTGGAATTCAATTTAGAATTTTAAATGCTTCAAAAGGTGCAGCAGTTCAAGGAAGCCGTGCTCAAATTGATATGGATAAATACAGAGAATATATGAGAAAAGTTTGTCATAATACTCCTAACTTAGAAATATATCAAGATGAAGTATCAAACTTACTTGTTAAAAATGAAAATGAAGTTTATGGGGTAAAAACAAAACTTGGTGAAGAGTTTGAAGCTAAAAAAGTAATCATCACAACTGGAACTTTTATGAAAGGTTTAATCCATATTGGCCAAAGCCAATACGAAGCTGGACGAGCTTGGGAATTACCCTCTTCAACTCTTTCAACACAATTAAAAGAACTAGGGTTAAATGTTGGACGACTTAAAACAGGAACACCTGCAAGAATTGATGGAAACTCTATAAATTTTGAAAATATGGATGCACATGGTGGAGATGTACAACCTGCACCATTTTCTTTTAGAACAAATAAAAGTGAGTTTAAACCAACACAATACCCTTGTTATATCACATATACAAATCTTGATACACACGGCACTATTACTTCAAACTTTGATAGAGCACCACTTTTTACAGGTCAAATTCAAGGAAGTGGTCCAAGATATTGTCCAAGTATTGAAGATAAAGTAAATAGATTCTCTGAACGTGATAGACATCAGTTATTTTTAGAACCACAAACTTCAATGTGTACAGAATACTATATAAATGGTTTAAGTACCTCACTTCCTATTGATGTTCAAAAAGAGATGATTCATTCTATCTCAGGACTTGAAAATGCAAAAATTATCAGATATGGATATGCAATTGAATATGATTATGTAGACCCAACTGAATTAAAACATACACTAGAAACAAAGAAAGTTAAAAACCTTTATAATGCAGGACAAATTAATGCAACAACAGGTTATGAAGAAGCTGCATCACAAGGTCTAATGGCAGGTATTAATGCATGTTTAGCAATTGATGGAAAAGAGCCATTTATCTTAAGACGAGATGAGGGATATATTGGAGTTTTAATTGATGATTTAGTTACAAAAGGTACTAATGAACCATATAGAATGTTTACTTCACGTGCTGAGTATAGACTTCTTTTAAGAGAAGAAAATGCAGACCTTAGACTTTCTAAATATGGTCATGACTTAGGTCTAATCGATGATGAAACATACGCAAAAGTTGAAAACAAAAGAAAAGTCTTAAATGATGCAGTTGAGTTTATGTCAAATGAATGGTTTACATCAAAAAAAGAAAACCTTGAATTACTTGAAGAAATTGGTGAAGATAAAATCAAAGATAGAGCACTTTTAATTGATATTGTAGGAAGAAACACAGTTAATAATGAAAAGTTTGATAAATTAGTTCCAAGTTTAGCAAATACAGACTCATATTTAAAAGAGCAAATTATTATTGAAGCTAAATATTATAGATATATTTTAAAGCAGCAAAAACAAATTGATAAAATGAAAAAGATGCTAAAACTAAAAATTCCTGAAAACTTTGATTTTAGAGGAGTTGCGGGACTTTCAAATGAAGCTGTAGAAAAACTAGAAAAATTTAAGCCACCTACACTATTTAATGCAAGCGAAATATCAGGTATTACGCCTGCTGCTATTGATATTATTCACTTAAATATAAACTTAAATAATAAAAAATAAAGGTACCACTTAGGTATCTTTATTAAAACTCAAACTTCTTTATTAAACAAAAATGATATAATAATTACTATTTAACTTTAAATTACCCTAGAAGGTTATTTTATGAATTATAAATTTAAAAAATTCTATTTATTACTACTTGTTATAGGAATTTTAAGCAGCCTAACTTTAGGTTATTTTTCATATAAAAACTTCTTAGAAAAAGAACAAATACAATTTGATTTTCACTCAAAAAATATTATTAAACAAATTGAAAATAGAATGGATACCTATAGAGAAATTCTTCATAGTGGTGAAGGTTTTTTTGAAGCTTCAAATGATGTTAATAGAAAAGAATGGAATATATTTGTAAATAAATTACAAATTCAAAAAT
This sequence is a window from Poseidonibacter parvus. Protein-coding genes within it:
- a CDS encoding ankyrin repeat domain-containing protein, whose product is MKHLLLLLITFSLYANNTCNNLLKKLDNYTDEGKKVFKVLKEYKTKGCNFDFNGEPILYEIARFHRNFRDDVFFEKVVHFIVENGADINNHEKDGHETILHRIKYMENKKIRYRLFRYLIEKGLDIDKVKEDQITYASILSDYSEYVYQEDSIQREEYTQNGSYLGSYNTDEYWHDLDILELLIKNSKNLDIKAYALTKFPISPSNNDKNSVKSSQNIERIQNLFFKEGFNPNLKEESGTTIFSNLFYKDINKTKEGFIKRLIKYGFDINTPIFYNKETLLTFIIREKKKTWFNFIKSLKIDVNTQNRWKQTALMLASKYNNEELFNYILTQSPDVNMKDHNGDSCLMYAVNNNRYYMTKKLIELGADTKPINNKGFNALDMATNHNNKNIQKLIKSGVSGKQTGIDKLLAKKATTPNYNSFALIIGVNKYLNETAVEYADNSAKSFALLSQNVLGIPKENIIMLTNERATSGQIKSNIQLISQLVEEGNKLYFFYAGHGVPGKSGETYILPSDMKADNIELESQLSIKNIYKTFVSSPAKEVLVFMDSCFSGKDDSGSLLYKGVAPILKTKKNIIDKNKLSVFSAGSSSDFANQYVDEEQRLFSYYLMKGMLEGKSNSSELSNYIKINVKRKSLRLGLSYKQIPQYEGKENLIIY
- a CDS encoding caspase family protein, which produces MKKIKNILLIILIALFMSNCSEQAMTLEQKNAYLKKHAKKYNENEAKKLNITLDELEIYREESKKLGLTLYQYQDKLKTEERDKLLMETLNNIKSNNTKQYTNINQNDLIKEQYNASIKSKYTFKNRSKKSYDSFALVIGINDYKQNTSVEFADLSALAFQDLATQTFGVPKENVITLLNDEATSGQLKSKIELIKELADSNGNLYIYFAGHGVPGKDGNTYVLPNDMSADSIHLEPNLQLNKIYSKLSKSNAKNVFVFMDSCFSGKDDKGELLYKGVAPILKRNKENSINQKLTIITAGGANDFANDYKDEQQRLFSYYLIKELAQGEIDLEKVYATIKNKVKRTSLMKGIGYKQVPQIHGNKQISLY
- a CDS encoding epoxyqueuosine reductase QueH, which produces MLVHICCAVDSHYFLERVQEEYPDETLVGFFYDPNIHPYSEYRLRYLDVEYSCQKLGIELIEGPYNLEEWLKKVKGMEHLPEKGDRCTVCYDDRLDNTVAKAKELGHDKFTTTLLISPKKSQEKLDIIGHNLEKLHGIEFIYRDYKAGNGAEIQGKKVKENSLYRQNYCGCLFGLSAQREAQDKIMDEMFNPISNQILPESIEERLELYKKRNTLETSGEKYKIVKHRFLNYRLLSARVKVAKQTVPSYILPYSMINRNKTNGRIEYEKDGINYLNRDELKIISLEKFNALANSSYKNVKELMYLPPSFDEELQVRSKILKSAFNLSSIIVLDEIIDAKYEIELNAETYDDVREEIV
- the lpxB gene encoding lipid-A-disaccharide synthase translates to MKLLVCAMETSSNIHLKELKKHFNDDIEMVGVFDKELGNPLYDLTALAIMGIVDALKKLRFFFKLRDELVELASDCDKVLLMDSSGFNLPLAKKLKATYPNKEIIYYILPQAWAWKQGRVKKLEEYCSKLCSIIPFESSIYNDKEKITYVGHPLLDEIHNFKKELTKSGKIAFMPGSRKTEIKNHMPIFRELAKKIPNKEHILIIPQKFDKEYITKTYGDISDFTISTKAHETLQEAEYGFICSGTATLEAALIGTPFTLSYIAKKIDYFIGSRFVKLSHVGLANIFFEKMGKEEIHKEFLQENVSVENLLHDYNTMDKKLFFENSQILREYLQNGSSKNVASIIQN
- the fabZ gene encoding 3-hydroxyacyl-ACP dehydratase FabZ: MFDITQIQEILPHRYPLLLVDRITDMELKKSIKGFKNISISEPAFQGHFPGHPIYPGVLILEGMAQAGGILALKSSDLSEEEMKNKVIYFMSIDKAKFRNPVKPGDRLDYELEVIKMKSTLMMLSGKAYVDGKLTAEAEFKAMIVDK
- the lpxA gene encoding acyl-ACP--UDP-N-acetylglucosamine O-acyltransferase, giving the protein MNTIHKTAIIEQGATLGDNITIGAYTIIGKDVKIGDGTIVDSHTVIEGKTTIGENNHIFSHAAIGTIPQDLKFNGEDVELIIGNNNKIREFTLFNPGTIGGGSITKIGDNNLFMGYTHVAHDVIIGNNCVFANGATLAGHVEVDDFVVVGGLTPIHQFCKIGTHVMVGGASAVAQDIPPYCLVEGNKAVLRGLNLNGLRRRFKDRSDINAIKSAYKALFEAGNPLADVAKELLETSENEHVKELASFVVNTKRGIPYNRK
- the clpX gene encoding ATP-dependent Clp protease ATP-binding subunit ClpX; this translates as MSKIICDFCGTTDSKDNPVIAGDNACICKACVTAANDIMSGSVPAQENIEKKDELPSKEALLRTPAQLKAILDEYVIGQDTAKKVLSVAVYNHYKRIFRHHEIDDDTELNKSNVLLIGPTGSGKTLLAQTISKYLDVPLAIADATSLTEAGYVGDDVENVVTRLVQAAGGDIEKAQRGIIFIDEVDKVARMSENRSITRDVSGEGVQQALLKIVEGATINVPAKGGRKHPGQEALQVDTTNILFVCGGAFDGLEDIIKKKEGANVLGFNHEAKSKKKDKDIVSKVEADDLVKYGLIPELIGRLHMIATLNEITEDDMVHILTEPKNALIKQYIKLFEMDDVTLKFEKAALKELARLAIERKTGARGLRSILEDIMLDIMFDLPNYKNKTITITKDVVLKTKEPKVA
- a CDS encoding rod shape-determining protein; this translates as MFLDKLIGLFSSDMAIDLGTANTIVSVKGKGIIINEPSVVAVQNDKYGRDKILAVGQEAKQMIGKTPLNIQAVRPMQDGVIADFEMTERMIRYFIEKAHSRKSFIRPRIIICIPYGITQVERKAVEESAMSAGAREVFLVEEPMAAAIGAGIPVSDPSGYVVVDIGGGTTEIGVTSLGGLVLSKSIKVAGDKFDKSIIEHVRQNFNLYIGERTAENIKIEIGTAVKLDTELKIKVKGRDNSGLLSTVELGSEGVRSAIKEPLKEIVSAVRSVLEEMPPDLAGDVVDNGVILTGGGALIRGIDVYLADIIKLPVKVAEDPLLAVAYGTSNVLDEDALLKLITNA